One Myxococcota bacterium genomic window carries:
- a CDS encoding MmcQ/YjbR family DNA-binding protein translates to MSRPVERLRKICLRLPETSEKVAWGEPTWRVAGKMFAMLDDHHHGAPDLSVWLKSDFETQALLVESAPQRFFVPPYQGKAGWVAARLDRNTDWRELAELVEEAWHRAAPPRLTRTS, encoded by the coding sequence GTGAGTCGGCCGGTCGAGCGGCTGCGGAAGATCTGCCTGCGTCTGCCGGAGACCAGCGAGAAGGTCGCCTGGGGCGAGCCGACCTGGCGCGTGGCCGGGAAGATGTTCGCCATGCTCGACGACCACCACCACGGCGCGCCCGATCTCTCGGTCTGGCTGAAGAGCGACTTCGAGACGCAGGCGCTCCTGGTCGAGTCGGCGCCCCAGCGCTTCTTCGTGCCGCCCTACCAGGGCAAGGCCGGCTGGGTCGCGGCGCGGCTCGACCGCAACACCGACTGGCGCGAGCTGGCCGAGCTGGTCGAGGAGGCGTGGCACAGGGCCGCGCCCCCTCGACTCACTCGAACTTCCTAG